In Vicinamibacterales bacterium, one DNA window encodes the following:
- a CDS encoding helix-turn-helix transcriptional regulator yields MASKRGGRAYYMISAVAQKYNIHPQTLRLYEREGLLKPSRTEGNTRLYSEEDLEQLETILSLTRDLGVNLAGVEIILNMRRRMEQMQGEVNQFMEYVKHELARGLGDWEQRLSTAMVKSSPTDLVRATPPISGEEQADSTQTSPRQRRKEDEDHEDHEERTKRSL; encoded by the coding sequence ATGGCGTCTAAGCGCGGCGGCCGCGCCTATTACATGATCAGCGCGGTCGCGCAGAAGTACAACATCCACCCGCAGACGCTGCGTCTGTACGAGCGCGAGGGGCTGCTCAAGCCGTCGCGCACCGAAGGGAACACGCGCCTCTACTCGGAAGAGGATCTCGAGCAGCTCGAAACCATTCTCTCGCTCACCCGCGATCTGGGCGTGAACCTCGCCGGCGTCGAGATCATCCTCAACATGCGCCGCCGCATGGAGCAGATGCAGGGGGAAGTCAACCAGTTCATGGAGTACGTGAAGCACGAGCTGGCCCGCGGCCTCGGCGACTGGGAGCAGCGGTTGAGCACCGCGATGGTGAAGTCCTCGCCAACTGATCTCGTTCGGGCCACTCCGCCGATCTCGGGCGAAGAACAAGCCGATTCCACTCAGACGAGCCCACGGCAGCGTCGCAAAGAAGACGAAGATCACGAAGATCACGAAGAACGAACCAAGAGATCGTTGTGA
- a CDS encoding ATP-binding protein — protein sequence MPCDRCDDTGWKADITDGVRRVVRCDCWRDGVTARLLDDARIPPRYRGCDLDSFVIYPNEKLAAAVRRARRFAEDFPGGEHARKGMCLIGPPGIGKTHIAVAVLRRAILTRGARGLFYDTRDLLRLIRSTYNPLVRTAEMDILRPVMETDLLVLDDLGSEKPSEWVEETMNLIVNTRYNERRLTIFTSNYEDTPDDAETESTDFSLKERIGFRIHSRLHEMCDFLEWDGADFRHAPTNAGPEDLLMAWKRKAQGSGKRTLPARAKGPIRAQLKPGKELGWSGGKAGT from the coding sequence ATGCCGTGCGACCGCTGCGACGACACCGGATGGAAAGCGGACATCACCGACGGTGTCCGCCGCGTCGTCCGCTGCGACTGCTGGCGTGACGGCGTGACCGCGCGGCTGCTCGACGACGCGCGGATTCCGCCGCGGTACCGCGGCTGCGACCTCGACAGCTTTGTCATTTACCCGAACGAGAAACTCGCGGCCGCCGTGCGCCGCGCGAGGCGCTTCGCCGAAGACTTTCCCGGCGGCGAGCACGCGCGCAAGGGGATGTGCCTGATCGGCCCGCCGGGGATCGGCAAGACCCACATCGCGGTGGCGGTGCTGCGGCGCGCGATTCTCACCCGCGGGGCGCGCGGGTTGTTCTACGACACGCGCGATCTGCTCCGACTGATCCGCAGCACCTACAACCCGCTGGTGCGCACGGCGGAGATGGACATCCTGCGGCCGGTGATGGAGACGGATCTGCTCGTGCTCGACGATCTCGGCTCCGAGAAGCCCTCGGAATGGGTCGAAGAGACGATGAACCTGATCGTCAACACCCGCTACAACGAGCGGCGGCTGACGATCTTCACCTCGAACTACGAAGACACGCCTGACGACGCGGAAACCGAGAGCACGGATTTCAGCCTGAAGGAGCGGATTGGCTTCCGGATTCACTCGCGGCTGCACGAGATGTGCGACTTCCTGGAGTGGGACGGCGCCGATTTCAGGCACGCGCCGACCAACGCCGGCCCCGAAGATCTGCTGATGGCGTGGAAGCGGAAGGCGCAAGGGTCGGGAAAGCGGACGCTCCCCGCGCGCGCCAAAGGGCCGATCCGCGCCCAGCTCAAGCCGGGGAAAGAGTTAGGCTGGAGTGGTGGGAAAGCGGGAACTTAA
- the hemW gene encoding radical SAM family heme chaperone HemW, whose amino-acid sequence MGKRELKLSGVNSRFPAPNSRGTANSQGTPTFQLPNVRAGVYVHIPFCSSICNYCNFNRGLYDADLKTRYVAALRREIGGAPAGVEADTVFFGGGTPSLLEPDDIAAITADIQQRFGARPPAPGEGGRASARVEWEITLETNPETVDRAKLERFRAAGVNRLSFGVQSFHDDELKRLGRMHSADRARAAVREARAAGFDNVSLDLMMWLPGQSVGGWLSNVEALIAASPDHASLYLLELYPNAPLKEDMARAGWSQAPDDDAAEMYLRAMDALESAGLRQYEISNVARAGRESRHNVKYWRDGEWLAFGCGAHGTRAGVRWKNVPGTEEYIARVTAGADPVAERRILSADERLEEALFMGLRLVDGIDLDAFAARYGTDVWARYGGALQPFVEAGWVVRDGRVLRLTRAGMLMANEVLAVFV is encoded by the coding sequence GTGGGAAAGCGGGAACTTAAGCTGAGCGGCGTCAATTCCCGATTTCCAGCGCCCAACTCCCGAGGAACGGCCAACTCCCAAGGAACGCCCACCTTCCAACTCCCAAACGTCCGTGCGGGGGTCTACGTCCATATTCCGTTCTGCTCGTCGATCTGCAACTACTGCAATTTCAACCGGGGCCTCTATGACGCGGATCTCAAGACGCGCTACGTCGCGGCGCTGCGGCGCGAGATCGGCGGGGCGCCGGCCGGCGTCGAGGCCGATACGGTATTCTTCGGCGGCGGGACGCCGTCGCTGCTCGAGCCCGACGACATAGCCGCCATCACTGCCGATATCCAGCAACGGTTCGGCGCGCGGCCGCCTGCCCCGGGCGAGGGGGGACGAGCGTCCGCCCGCGTCGAATGGGAGATCACCCTCGAGACGAATCCGGAGACGGTCGATCGCGCCAAGCTGGAACGTTTTCGCGCCGCCGGTGTCAATCGTCTGAGCTTCGGGGTCCAGTCGTTCCACGACGACGAGCTGAAGCGGCTCGGGCGGATGCATTCCGCGGATCGCGCCCGCGCGGCGGTGCGCGAGGCGCGTGCCGCCGGGTTCGACAACGTCAGTCTGGACCTGATGATGTGGCTCCCGGGTCAGAGCGTCGGCGGGTGGCTGTCCAACGTCGAGGCGCTGATCGCGGCGTCGCCGGACCATGCGTCGCTCTACCTGCTCGAGCTGTACCCCAACGCGCCGCTGAAAGAGGACATGGCACGGGCCGGCTGGTCGCAGGCGCCGGATGACGACGCGGCCGAGATGTACCTGCGGGCGATGGACGCGCTCGAATCGGCGGGGCTGCGGCAGTACGAGATCTCGAACGTCGCGAGAGCCGGCCGCGAATCGCGCCACAACGTCAAGTACTGGAGAGATGGCGAGTGGCTTGCTTTCGGGTGTGGTGCGCATGGCACGCGCGCCGGCGTCCGGTGGAAGAACGTCCCGGGCACCGAGGAGTACATCGCGCGCGTGACCGCCGGCGCGGATCCCGTGGCGGAACGGCGGATCCTGTCCGCGGATGAGCGGCTCGAAGAGGCGCTGTTCATGGGATTGCGCCTCGTCGACGGGATCGATCTGGACGCCTTCGCGGCTCGCTACGGCACGGACGTCTGGGCCAGATACGGCGGCGCGCTGCAGCCCTTCGTCGAGGCGGGCTGGGTGGTGCGCGACGGGCGGGTGCTCCGGCTCACGCGGGCCGGGATGCTGATGGCCAACGAGGTGCTGGCGGTGTTCGTCTGA
- a CDS encoding J domain-containing protein, with translation MDLYSLLGLAPGASPSEIKRAYRRLSRRYHPDINPGDRAAASLYKRISEAYETLVDPDRRRSYDTSGGQTAPNGATTFEFTGFDFSSAAHGPQAATFTELFAEVLHPVRPSDAGRPQQGADIHAALTVSFEEAMRGAAQQVVIVRQHACGVCGGGGTVRTPEGRCAPCQGTGKVRWARGHMVFTKSCAACHGSGRQQTQRCAACGGQGLQVRSEAAPVTVPAGVHDGARLRIAGRGHAGRRGAPNGDLYVTVHVQPHPTFRRQGDDLCVTVPIRVHDAVLGARVDVPSLEGPVKLRIPPGTQAGQRFRLRERGAPTAAGGRGDLIVDVTIVLPQIVDERGKELMREFGKLYGV, from the coding sequence ATGGATCTGTACTCGCTGCTCGGCCTTGCGCCTGGGGCGTCGCCGTCCGAGATCAAGCGCGCCTACCGGCGGCTCTCGCGGCGGTACCATCCGGACATCAATCCGGGCGATCGCGCTGCCGCGAGTCTGTACAAGCGGATCTCCGAAGCGTACGAGACGCTCGTCGATCCGGATCGGCGCCGGTCGTACGACACGTCCGGCGGGCAGACCGCGCCCAACGGCGCCACGACGTTCGAGTTCACCGGGTTCGATTTCTCCTCTGCCGCGCACGGACCCCAGGCGGCGACGTTCACCGAGTTGTTCGCGGAGGTGCTGCATCCCGTTCGGCCGTCCGATGCCGGCCGCCCGCAGCAGGGGGCTGACATCCACGCGGCGCTGACCGTCTCGTTCGAAGAGGCGATGCGCGGCGCGGCGCAGCAGGTCGTCATCGTCCGTCAGCACGCCTGCGGCGTGTGCGGCGGCGGCGGAACGGTGCGCACGCCGGAAGGGCGCTGCGCGCCGTGTCAGGGGACCGGCAAGGTCCGCTGGGCCCGCGGCCACATGGTGTTCACGAAGAGCTGCGCGGCGTGCCACGGATCGGGACGGCAGCAGACGCAGCGTTGTGCGGCGTGTGGCGGCCAGGGACTGCAGGTCCGGAGCGAGGCGGCGCCGGTCACGGTTCCGGCCGGCGTGCACGACGGCGCCCGCCTGCGCATCGCCGGCCGGGGGCACGCGGGACGGCGCGGCGCGCCGAACGGCGACCTCTACGTCACCGTCCACGTGCAGCCGCACCCGACGTTCCGCCGCCAGGGAGACGATCTCTGCGTCACCGTGCCGATCCGCGTGCACGACGCGGTCCTCGGCGCCCGCGTCGACGTGCCGTCGCTCGAGGGGCCCGTGAAGCTGCGGATTCCGCCGGGCACGCAGGCGGGGCAGCGGTTCCGCCTCCGCGAGCGCGGCGCGCCGACCGCCGCCGGCGGCCGCGGCGATCTCATCGTCGACGTCACCATCGTGCTGCCGCAGATCGTCGACGAGCGCGGCAAAGAGCTGATGCGCGAGTTCGGGAAGCTGTATGGCGTCTAA